A region from the Metarhizium brunneum chromosome 7, complete sequence genome encodes:
- the Pks1 gene encoding Polyketide synthase 1, whose product MNHVTIKQSDTRADPFRVFIFGDQSSCNLSNLQLLLFKKSNVYLASFIDQVNLTLRHEVARLTAAERQSFPAFSSVQNLVARALKKDTSVALESTLATIYHLCCFINYFGDGQEAYPTGPTTHVSGLCIGALAAAAVSSSKSLAELVQAGIDAVRVSLKVGLLVARTAALFSHQESNGTSSPPWSYAVPDSQLPLALAEEAIESYQAKTNIPPLSLPYISAKGQNSWTASGPPAIVQHFLETSQFEKTLRLTPLAVHAPYHAPHIFSAIDVQHIIRAVGPVSSFSSKLSFISSSSSRNLATGLKFQDLLYRAVEDILILPLDLREAAENIRLVLEATDNVQQCALFPISTGVGPSLKQSFSPAMASRVSIVDCIMERVAADAGPKSTSGPKPSESKIAIIGMSGRFPESADVEAFWDLLHQGLDVHRPVPPDRFNGELYYDVTGKRKNTCKVMHGCWINDPGLFDAKFFNISPKEAEQSDPGQRLALATAYEALEAAGVVADRTPSTQRDRVGVFYGMTSDDYREVSCGQNVDTYFIPGGNRAFTPGKINYFFKYCGPSVSVDTACSSSLAAIHLACNSIWRNECDTAIAGGTNVMSNPDSFVGLDRGYFLSRTGNCHTFDDEADGYCRADAVGTVILKRLEDAIADHDPILGVISGALTNHSADAVSITRPHSGAQEEIFSKLLTESGVHPHQVSYIEMHGTGTQAGDATEMTSVLNCFAPSTSTRRLPHESLHLGSTKANVGHSESASGVSALIKVLLMMEKNIIPPHCGIKGKINHKFPTDLDERNVHIAKTATQWNRRNELNNIRRAFVNNFSAAGGNTALLVEDYPLLIADSSQPDGRTAHVVTVSAKSIKSLKGNLENLKKFVQKQASTEGFLPKLSYTTTARRMHHPFRVAIPAANSEQLLSALNEELTHDSYTCCSESPVAFVFSGQGSQYSAMGQHLLHFTIFRDEVHAYDILAQRHGFPSIMPLIDGSVDIEDLEPLVVQLGTVCVQMALASLWMALGMRPAYVVGHSLGHYAALKVAGVLTASDTIYLVATRARLLQNKCSRGSHAMLAIRSSAAEIQAHLDEGIHDIACINGPQDTVVSGCIDDIDRLSQKLMDKGIKATRVNVPFAFHSAQVDPILDELEAVASQVEFHAPRVAIGCPLLSKTFKAGETPSLEAKHIRRHCRETVNFLDVLRSAKDDGLVSEKTAWIEIGPHTVCSNLVKANINQDITAVPSLMRNKDGWQVLASSVATLYRQGSSVAWDEYHHDFEACKQVLRLPAYSWDNKLYWIDYVHDWLLTRGDPPVQAAASLPAPPSSFSTASVHRIVHESVEKGKLTLTAECEFTNEQLHEVVYGHLVNGNRVCSSSLYTDFGVTLGSYILEKYRPDLQGHAVDVQDMVVNKALVHKEGPTMLLRIDVVLDTTDSKAASMSIYSVNSKGNKTADHAQSSLHFEQPKVWLKSWDSTQYYVERSIEWLKEKADQGLNSRMSSGVIYKLFSSLVDYSTAYKGMQEAIVNTEDFEATALVRFQVDEGNFRCNPMWVDSCGQLAGFLMNGHAKTPKDQVFINHGWQYFRTVRKFSRDKTYRTYVRMRCVEGTTYAGDVYIFDDDGIVGVCGSITFQGIPRKVLNTAMPPPKSQNEAPVRSGPAKPAVKPPRSASSEHSGHFARHANIEPLKLDAALKSATTARNPMLPVFKIVAEEIGIPSAGVDNGLVFADYGVDSLLSLSISGRLREELDLDVESSAFETCATLADLAAHLGMDTFSADQSSGQSSSSGGLSPRSDSIGEMTSSATTPPSMSPRGSVSGSQCKDVCAILAEEIGVSMGEITNDTDLGALGMDSLMSLAVLSRLREELELDLEGDFFVSHPNFSSFKHMFQQGHGDEAEPETSAELKQYRATSTLLQGSPKSALYTLFLLPDGSGSSFSYAPINAVRKDVCVFGLNCPWLKSAEKLVQFGLKGLATLYVEEIRRRAPHGPYNLGGWSAGGICAYEAAIQFTREGETVERLILLDSPNPIGLEKLPARLFDFVNGLGLFGDGKAPDWLLAHFLAFIDALDEWKPVPWDKALGGSSPPPMTYILWAEDGICKGTDARPEYRDDDPREMKWLLENRTNFGGNNWDVLLGQQSLSIERIQDANHFTMLRKGKNTERVAAFIRSIFG is encoded by the exons ATGAACCACGTGACGATCAAGCAGTCTGATACTAGGGCTGACCCCTTTCGAGTCTTCATTTTTGGGGACCAGAGTAGCTGTAATTTATCCAATTTGCAGCTGCTTCTTTTCAAAAAAAGCAATGTCTACTTGGCGTCCTTTATCGATCAAGTCAACCTCACCTTGAGACATGAAGTAGCTCGCCTCACGGCGGCAGAGCGCCAATCATTCCCTGCCTTTTCTAGTGTACAAAATCTGGTTGCTCGAGCGCTCAAGAAGGATACAAGCGTGGCCTTGGAGAGCACCTTGGCAACCATCTACCACTTGTGTTGCTTCATCAA CTACTttggagacggccaagaggcATATCCAACGGGCCCAACTACCCACGTCTCGGGGTTGTGTATTGGGGCATTGGCCGCAGCCGCGGTTAGCTCTTCAAAGTCGCTGGCTGAGTTGGTTCAGGCAGGTATCGATGCAGTCCGCGTGTCACTCAAAGTTGGCCTCTTGGTGGCTCGAACAGCAGCTTTGTTCAGTCATCAGGAGTCCAACGGGACCTCTTCGCCCCCTTGGTCATATGCCGTTCCCGACTCACAGCTGCCCCTGGCACTAGCTGAAGAAGCAATAGAGTCTTATCAAGCCAAAACT AACATTCCGCCTCTCTCATTGCCGTACATTAGCGCAAAGGGGCAGAACTCATGGACGGCCAGCGGACCGCCAGCAATTGTGCAGCACTTTCTGGAGACTTCGCAATTTGAAAAGACGTTGAGGTTGACGCCGCTTGCTGTGCATGCGCCATATCATGCGCCGCACATTTTCTCGGCCATAGATGTCCAGCATATTATCCGCGCTGTCGGTCCGGTTAGCAGTTTCTCAAGCAAGCTCTCTTTCATTTCTAGCTCGTCTAGCCGCAATCTGGCAACCGGCCTCAAGTTTCAAGACCTGCTCTACCGGGCTGTTGAGGACATTCTCATTCTACCTCTAGACCTGCGAGAGGCAGCTGAAAACATACGACTAGTTCTCGAAGCAACAGACAACGTGCAACAATGCGCCTTGTTCCCCATCTCAACCGGCGTCGGTCCAAGCCTCAAACAGTCGTTTTcgccggccatggcaagTCGAGTCTCCATAGTCGACTGCATTATGGAACGTGTTGCAGCGGATGCCGGTCCAAAGTCCACTTCGGGCCCGAAGCCAAGCGAGTCCAAGATAGCCATCATTGGTATGTCTGGGAGATTCCCGGAATCCGCAGATGTTGAAGCGTTCTGGGACCTTCTACACCAAGGGCTCGATGTTCATCGACCTGTACCACCAGATAGATTCAACGGAGAATTGTACTACGATGTCACTGGCAAGCGGAAAAATACATGCAAGGTTATGCACGGATGCTGGATCAACGACCCGGGCCTATTTGATGCCAAATTCTTTAACATTTCTCCAAAAGAAGCCGAACAGTCTGACCCTGGTCAGCGATTGGCTCTAGCAACCGCGTATGAGGCTCTTGAGGCGGCGGGCGTTGTTGCTGATAGAACACCCTCAACCCAGCGAGACCGGGTTGGCGTGTTTTACGGCATGACGAGCGATGACTATAGAGAAGTCAGTTGTGGCCAGAATGTCGACACCTATTTCATACCAG GGGGGAATCGAGCCTTTACACCGGGGAAAATTAACTACTTTTTCAAATATTGCGGCCCATCTGTAAGCGTTGATACTGCGTG CTCATCAAGTCTGGCCGCAATTCACTTGGCTTGCAATTCCATCTGGAGAAATGAATGCGACACAGCCATTGCTGGTGGTACAAATGTAATGTCGAATCCTGACAGCTTTGTAGGGTTGGATCGCGGATATTTTCTCTCACGAACAG GCAACTGTCACACTTTTGATGACGAGGCCGATGGCTATTGTCGTGCAGACGCGGTTGGCACTGTTATTTTGAAGAGGCTGGAGGATGCCATTGCAGATCACGACCCTATTCTCGGCGTCATTTCAGGCGCTCTCACAAACCACTCTGCTGATGCCGTTTCCATTACGAGACCGCACTCCGGAGCTCAAGAGGAGATTTTCTCCAAACTACTTACCGAGTCCGGCGTCCACCCTCACCAAGTCAGCTATATAGAGATGCACGGCACTGGGACACAAGCCGGTGATGCGACGGAGATGACGTCCGTTCTGAATTGCTTCGCTCCATCAACGTCCACGAGGCGGCTGCCGCACGAAAGTCTTCACCTTGGCTCTACCAAAGCAAACGTCGGTCATTCCGAATCTGCATCCGGAGTGTCAGCCCTGATCAAGGTTCTGCTCATGATGGAAAAAAATATCATTCCCCCTCACTGTGgcatcaagggcaagattAACCACAAGTTCCCGACTGATTTGGACGAACGCAACGTTCACAtagccaagacggccacccAGTGGAACAGGCGCAATGAGTTGAATAATATTCGCCGCGCCTTTGTGAATAACTTTTCTGCCGCGGGCGGCAACACCGCACTGCTCGTGGAAGACTATCCACTGCTTATCGCGGACTCATCACAACCAGATGGTCGGACGGCTCATGTGGTGACCGTATCTGCCAAATCTATCAAATCTCTCAAAGGAAACTTGGAGAATTTAAAGAAGTTTGTTCAAAAGCAAGCATCCACCGAAGGCTTCTTACCCAAGCTGTCTTATACGACCACAGCTCGACGGATGCACCACCCATTCCGTGTTGCGATCCCAGCTGCCAATTCCGAGCAGTTGCTAAGCGCTTTGAATGAAGAGCTTACCCACGATAGCTACACATGTTGTTCTGAATCACCCGTCGCTTTTGTCTTCAGTGGTCAAGGGTCTCAGTATAGCGCCATGGGCCAGCATTTGCTGCACTTTACAATTTTCCGCGACGAGGTCCACGCGTACGACATATTAGCACAACGCCACGGATTCCCTTCAATCATGCCCCTCATAGACGGATCAGTTGATATCGAGGACCTTGAGCCGCTcgtcgtccagctcggcaCTGTATGTGTGCAGATGGCACTTGCAAGCCTCTGGATGGCACTTGGTATGCGGCCAGCCTACGTGGTTGGCCATAGTCTAGGACATTACGCGGCGCTCAAGGTCGCTGGTGTCCTTACCGCAAGCGATACCATCTATCTGGTTGCCACGAGGGCTCGGCTGCTGCAGAACAAATGCAGCCGCGGTAGTCACGCGATGCTGGCCATCCGAAGCAGTGCCGCCGAGATCCAAGCCCACTTGGATGAGGGTATTCACGACATTGCTTGCATCAATGGTCCACAGGACACCGTTGTCAGTGGCTGTATTGACGATATTGACCGACTGTCTCAGAAACTCATGGACAAGGGCATCAAAGCTACAAGAGTTAATGTTCCATTTGCATTCCATTCGGCTCAGGTTGACCCCATATTGGACGAGCTCGAAGCCGTAGCTTCCCAAGTCGAGTTTCATGCCCCAAGGGTGGCCATTGGATGTCCCTTGCTCAGCAAGACGTTTAAGGCTGGCGAGACACCTTCACTCGAGGCCAAGCACATAAGGCGTCACTGCAGGGAAACCGTCAACTTCTTGGACGTGCTGCGGTcggccaaagacgacggcctcgtctccGAAAAGACGGCCTGGATCGAGATAGGCCCGCATACAGTGTGTTCAAACCTTGTCAAGGCAAACATCAATCAAGATATTACGGCAGTCCCATCTTTGATGCGCAACAAAGACGGGTGGCAAGTTTTGGCTTCGAGTGTTGCAACTCTGTACCGCCAGGGGTCATCGGTCGCCTGGGATGAATACCACCACGACTTTGAAGCATGCAAACAAGTGTTGCGGCTACCGGCCTACAGCTGGGACAACAAGTTATACTGGATAGATTATGTGCACGACTGGCTGCTCACACGAGGCGACCCTCCCGTCCAAGCTGCCGCTTCGCTTCCAGCGCCTCCTTCAAGCTTCTCAACCGCCTCGGTGCACCGAATTGTTCACGAATCTGTTGAAAAGGGGAAGCTGACTCTGACGGCAGAGTGCGAATTCACGAATGAGCAGTTGCATGAAGTGGTATACGGCCACCTTGTCAATGGCAATCGCGTTTGCAGCTCG TCCTTGTATACAGACTTTGGCGTCACCTTGGGCTCTTATATCCTCGAGAAATATCGTCCGGACCTCCAAGGccatgccgtcgacgtccaAGACATGGTGGTCAACAAGGCTCTGGTCCACAAGGAGGGCCCGACGATGCTCCTCAGAATCGATGTTGTCCTCGACACGACGGACAGCAAAGCCGCAAGCATGTCCATCTACAGCGTCAACTCCAAGGGAAACAAGACTGCCGACCATGCCCAGTCCAGCCTTCACTTTGAGCAGCCCAAGGTCTGGCTCAAGAGCTGGGACAGCACGCAATACTACGTTGAGCGGAGCATCGAGTGGCTCAAGGAAAAGGCCGACCAAGGTCTCAACAGCCGCATGTCTTCTGGCGTCATATACAAGCTCTTCTCCAGCTTGGTCGACTACAGCACCGCCTACAAGGGCATGCAAgaggccattgtcaacaCGGAAGACTTTGAGGCGACGGCGTTGGTTCGGTTCCAAGTCGACGAGGGCAATTTTCGATGCAACCCCATGTGGGTGGACAGTTGCGGCCAGCTTGCTGGGTTCCTGATGAACGGCCACGCAAAGACACCCAAAGACCAGGTGTTTATCAATCATGGCTGGCAGTATTTTAGGACAGTAAGAAAGTTCAGCAGAGACAAGACGTATCGCACATATGTCAGGATGCGGTGCGTCGAAGGGACCACGTATGCCGGGGACGTTTATAttttcgacgacgacggcatcgtgGGTGTTTGCGGTAGTATCACG TTCCAAGGTATTCCCCGGAAAGTCCTCAACActgcgatgccgccgccaaagtctCAAAACGAGGCTCCAGTTCGTTCCGGTCCTGCAAAGCCTGCGGtgaagccgccaaggagCGCATCGTCAGAACATTCGGGTCACTTCGCGCGccatgccaacattgaaccccTGAAGCTCGATGCGGCCTTGAAGTCGGCAACTACGGCAAGAAATCCCATGCTGCCTGTTTTCAAGATTGTGGCAGAGGAGATTGGCATTCCCTCGGCGGGTGTTGACAATGGTCTCGTCTTTGCAGACTATGGGGTTGACTCTCTTCTGTCTCTGTCCATTTCTGGACGACTTCGTGAGGAACTGGATCTGGATGTCGAGTCGTCGGCTTTTGAAACCTGCGCAACCCTCGCCGACCTCGCCGCCCACCTTGGAATGGACACCTTCTCGGCAGATCAGTCCTCTGGACAGTCGAGTTCCTCTGGTGGGCTTTCTCCCAGGAGCGATTCCATTGGGGAGATGACCAGCAGCGCGACTACGCCCCCATCTATGAGCCCGCGAGGCTCCGTGTCTGGCAGTCAGTGCAAAGACGTGTGCGCCATTCTGGCAGAGGAGATTGGCGTGTCCATGGGCGAGATTACAAATGACACCGATCTGGGTGCCTTGGGCATGGATTCACTCATGTCGCTGGCTGTGCTCAGTCGTCTGCGCGAGGAGCTCGAGCTCGACTTGGAAGGGGACTTTTTCGTTTCTCATCCCAACTTTAGTTCCTTCAAGCACATGTTCCAACAGGGACATGGGGATGAGGCTGAACCAGAGACGTCTGCAGAGTTGAAGCAGTATCGCGCAACATCGACTCTCCTGCAAGGTAGCCCCAAGTCGGCGCTTTACACCTTGTTCCTACTCCCGGATGGCTCCGGATCCTCCTTTTCGTACGCACCCATCAACGCGGTGCGCAAGGATGTTTGTGTGTTTGGTCTCAATTGCCCTTGGCTCAAGTCTGCCGAAAAGCTGGTGCAGTTTGGCCTCAAAGGTCTTGCTACCCTCTACGTCGAAGAAATTCGACGCAGAGCGCCTCACGGCCCATACAACCTGGGCGGATGGTCGGCGGGAGGCATTTGTGCGTACGAGGCGGCAATCCAGTTTACTCGAGAAGGCGAAACCGTCGAGCGTCTGATTCTCCTCGACTCCCCCAACCCAATCGGCCTGGAGAAGCTGCCCGCACGGCTGTTTGATTTCGTCAATGGCCTGGGCctctttggcgacggcaaggccCCGGACTGGCTGCTCGCGCATTTCCTTGCCTTTATTGACGCCCTGGATGAGTGGAAACCGGTGCCCTGGGACAAAgccctcggcggcagctCGCCACCGCCCATGACATATATTCTCTGGGCTGAGGACGGTATATGCAAGGGTACGGATGCCCGTCCGGAATATCGAGATGATGATCCCCGTGAAATGAAGTGGTTACTTGAGAATCGAACAAACTTTGGAGGTAATAACTGGGATGTTTTGCTCGGTCAACAGAGCCTTTCCATTGAACGCATCCAGGATGCGAACCATTTCACCATGTTgcgcaagggcaagaacACGGAGCGTGTCGCGGCTTTTATTCGGAGTATATTTGGTTAA
- the EthD_1 gene encoding Conidial pigment biosynthesis dehydratase EthD, which produces MAISDSLSPEPQQLLCLTITAYRKPGMSEAAYREYMTKTHAPLVSGLMEEYGIVRYNMTHNNSKSRPLLFQLYDPEFSKLSDYDCIVQFVFRRMEDFLRMKSDPRFLEKVAPDHQKFADTARSTMTIGYFEEFLENGKVVPK; this is translated from the exons ATGGCCATCTCCGACTCGCTTTCCCCCGAACCGCAGCAGCTGCTATGTCTCACCATTACTGCGTATCGCAAACCCGGGATGAGCGAGGCGGCCTACCGAGAGTACATGACCAAGACCCACGCTCCCTTGGTCAGCGGCCTCATGGAAGAGTATGGCATTGTTCGGTACAACATG ACCCACAACAACAGTAAAAGTCGGCCATTGCTGTTCCAGCTGTACGACCCCGAGTTCTCCAAGCTGTCCGACTATGATTGCATTGTTCAATTCGTGTTCCGTCGCATGGAGGATTTTCTGCGGATGAAAAGTGACCCGCGCTTCTTGGAGAAGGTGGCCCCTGATCACCAAAAGTTTGCCGACACTGCGAGATCCAC CATGACCATTGGCTATTTTGAAGAATTTCTGGAGAATGGCAAGGTTGTACCTAAATAA
- the Mlac1_1 gene encoding Laccase 1 gives MSRFARLLLIVALFFTNAWAKTVKETLRITWKEGAPNGQARELIYTNGQFPSPTLVWDEDDDIEVTVYNEMAKNVTVHWHGLDQKDTPWSDGTPGLSQRPIQPGNKFVYRFKASPPGNHWYHSHEKMSLVDGLYGAIHIRPKGDRTGLWSQISQDKDDIKAMENAAYDPEYLVVSDWSQYTSEEYWKISTDSGLLVFCLDSILVNGKGEVYCPGQKFLQAELAPGLVEDAFPPGTEVSDKGCFPADLDQVQGGPWNITKRPDLIPPRVQEGCVASRHENATIVVDPSKNNGWVSMHFVAAATIAQITFSVDSHEFWLYEIDGNYVNPRKFVSAVMSAGETFSVMIKLDQEPGKYTMRIPNSGASQVLGGFAEMVYKGCEREEKAGKAYLSYGGNPTSPDVEKNSFFPWQLDTDHMSPWPPNKPRPGNADEEHLLVLGRVGAPYNYTMNTKYLYPVDFQNDDPLLFYPNATRDTENDGLVLRTKNGSWVDLILQVSTLPGDTSSFEHFMHKHGSKTWRIGFGTGVWNYTSVEEAIQERPQDFNLETPGLRDTWITAFSIGGEAYWSVFRYFVDNPGPWLFHCHIELHLMGGMGIAILDGVDAWPEHIPEEYQVC, from the exons ATGAGCCGCTTTGCGCGTCTGCTACTAATAGTGGCTTTATTTTTCACCAATGCTTGGGCAAAAACGGTCAAAGAAACATTGCGCATTACTTGGAAGGAGGGCGCTCCCAATGGACAGGCCAGAGAACTCATTTACACGAATGGGCAATTTCCCAGCCCAACGCTTGTCTgggacgaagatgatgataTCGAA GTAACCGTTTATAATGAAATGGCTAAAAATGTTACTGTACATTGGCATGGCCTCGA TCAAAAAGACACTCCTTGGTCTGATGGCACTCCCGGTCTCAGCCAACGACCTATCCAGCCCGGCAACAAGTTTGTATACAGATTCAAGGCGTCTCCTCCTGGAAATCACTGGTACCACTCTCACGAGAAAATGTCTCTTGTTGACGGGCTTTATGGAGCAATTCACATTCG GCCAAAGGGAGACCGCACAGGATTGTGGAGTCAAATAAGCCAGGACAAAGACGACATTAAAGCTATGGAGAACGCCGCATACGATCCAGAATATCTGGTCGTGTCGGATTGGAGCCAGTACACCTCGGAAGAGTACTGGAAGATATCTACTGATTCGGGCCTCCTCGTATT TTGTCTCGATAGCATTTTGGTCAACGGAAAGGGAGAGGTTTACTGCCCGGGCCAAAAGTTTCTTCAAGCAGAGCTTGCTCCCGGTCTGGTTGAGGACGCTTTCCCACCAGGCACCGAGGTCTCAGACAAAGG GTGTTTCCCAGCGGATCTTGACCAAGTCCAAGGTGGCCCCTGGAACATCACTAAACGCCCAGATCTCATACCACCACGCGTCCAAGAAGGCTGCGTCGCATCCAGGCACGAGAATGCAACAATCGTCGTTGACCCGTCAAAAAACAACGGCTGGGTTAGTATGCATTTTGTAGCTGCCGCCACGATTGCCCAGATTACCTTTTCCGTGGATTCACACGAATTTTGGCTGTACGAGATTGATGGCAACTACGTCAACCCCAGAAAGTTTGTCTCGGCAGTCATGTCCGCCGGTGAGACCTTTTCGGTCATGATAAAACTAGATCAGGAACCGGGAAAATATACAATGCGCATACCCAACTCTGGGGCTTCGCAAGTACTAGGGGGCTTTGCCGAAATGGTTTACAAAGGGTGCGAACGTGAGGAGAAGGCGGGCAAGGCATACCTGTCTTATGGAGGCAACCCGACTTCACCCGATGTCGAGAAGAATTCATTCTTTCCATGGCAACTGGATACAGACCACATGTCGCCGTGGCCTCCAAATAAGCCCCGACCCGGTaacgccgacgaggagcatCTCCTGGTGCTTGGCCGCGTTGGCGCCCCCTACAATTACACCATGAACACCAAGTACTTGTATCCCGTTGATTTTCAAAACGATGATCCTTTGTTGTTTTACCCCAACGCAACCCGCGACACCGAGAATGATGGCCTagtgctccgtaccaagAACGGGTCTTGGGTTGATCTCATTCTGCAAGTCTCTACTCTACCAGGAGATACATCATCATTTGAGCATTTTATGCATAAGCATGGCAGCAAAACTTGGAGAATTGGTTTCGGAACAGGAGTTTGGAATTATACTAGCGTCGAAGAGGCTATTCAAGAACGGCCCCAGGATTTCAACTTGGAGACGCCTGGCTTACGTGATACATGGATCACAGCATTCTCAATTGGCGGCGAGGCATACTGGAGTGTTTTCAGATACTTTGTGGATAATCCGGGCCCATGGCTATTTCATTGTCATATCGAGCTTCATTTAATGGGCGGCATGGGCATTGCAATCttggatggcgttgatgcATGGCCTGAGCATATTCCTGAAGAATATCAGGTGTGTTAG